One window of Streptomyces sp. NBC_00273 genomic DNA carries:
- a CDS encoding deoxyguanosinetriphosphate triphosphohydrolase yields the protein MEGTTHALTDDHCGRYDTADTERWAAEPDKRPGRTAFQRDRARVLHSAALRRLAGKTQVVTPGSRSYDWDASPRTRLTHSLECAQVGRELGAALGCDPDLVEAACLSHDLGHPPFGHNGEEALNEFAKDCGGFEGNAQSLRLLTRLEPKRFVPDPTSGELVSVGLNLTRACLDAATKYPWARGDHPTDPDSVKFGAYEDDLPVFAWLRRGAPADRKCFEAQVMDWADDVAYSVHDFEDGLHAGHLDPNMLYAEPERTAIWQVAIGRYVPADTAPEELRAALDRLMEQEWWPHGYDGSAVAQSRLKDATSQLIGRFCLAAEGATREAYGSGRLTRYGAELVIPREARNECAVLKAVADLYVMQRDEQERIRADQRIVLAELAEALSARAPEGLDPQFRAIFDAAPDDKARKRAVIDQIACLTDASARSLHARLTRRGRRAER from the coding sequence ATGGAAGGCACCACGCACGCCCTCACCGACGACCACTGCGGCCGCTACGACACGGCCGACACCGAACGCTGGGCCGCCGAGCCCGACAAACGGCCCGGCCGGACCGCCTTCCAGCGCGACCGCGCCCGCGTACTGCACTCGGCCGCGCTGCGCCGCCTCGCCGGGAAGACCCAGGTCGTCACCCCCGGCAGCCGCTCCTACGACTGGGACGCGAGCCCCCGCACCCGCCTGACCCACTCGCTGGAGTGCGCCCAGGTCGGACGAGAGCTCGGCGCCGCGCTCGGCTGCGACCCCGACCTCGTCGAAGCCGCCTGCCTCTCCCACGACCTGGGCCACCCGCCCTTCGGCCACAACGGCGAGGAGGCGCTCAACGAGTTCGCCAAGGACTGCGGCGGCTTCGAGGGCAACGCCCAGTCGCTGCGCCTGCTGACCCGCCTGGAGCCCAAGCGGTTCGTGCCCGATCCGACGAGCGGGGAGCTCGTCAGCGTCGGCCTCAACCTCACCCGGGCCTGCCTGGACGCCGCCACCAAGTACCCGTGGGCGCGCGGGGACCACCCCACCGACCCCGACTCGGTGAAGTTCGGCGCGTACGAGGACGACCTGCCGGTCTTCGCCTGGCTGCGCCGCGGCGCACCCGCGGACCGCAAGTGCTTCGAGGCCCAGGTCATGGACTGGGCGGACGACGTCGCGTACTCGGTCCACGACTTCGAGGACGGCCTGCACGCCGGCCACCTCGACCCCAACATGCTCTACGCCGAACCCGAGCGCACGGCGATCTGGCAGGTGGCCATCGGTCGGTACGTCCCCGCCGACACCGCGCCCGAGGAGCTGCGGGCCGCCCTCGACCGGCTGATGGAACAGGAGTGGTGGCCGCACGGGTACGACGGTTCGGCCGTCGCCCAGTCCCGGCTGAAGGACGCGACGAGCCAGCTGATCGGCCGGTTCTGCCTGGCGGCCGAAGGAGCCACCCGTGAGGCGTACGGCTCCGGCCGCCTCACCCGGTACGGTGCCGAACTGGTGATCCCGCGCGAGGCGCGCAACGAGTGCGCGGTCCTCAAGGCGGTCGCCGACCTCTACGTGATGCAGCGCGACGAGCAGGAACGGATCCGCGCCGACCAGCGCATCGTCCTGGCCGAACTCGCGGAGGCGCTGAGCGCCCGCGCCCCCGAGGGGCTGGACCCGCAGTTCCGGGCGATCTTCGACGCGGCCCCGGACGACAAGGCCAGGAAGAGGGCGGTCATCGACCAGATCGCGTGCCTCACCGACGCATCCGCCCGTTCCCTTCACGCACGCCTCACCCGGCGCGGCCGACGCGCCGAAAGGTGA